CTCCGGTCACGAGAACGGTTTCGCTGAAGCCGAGCCCGCGCGCCGAGGCGTACATATGGAAGACCATATTCTCCTCCAGGCGCCATTCCGAATTCGGCCTGAAGCAGAAAGAGAAATCGCTCGCCCGGCTGGTGCGGCCATAGAGGCCAAGCGCATAGCCGCTGACATTGTCGAAGCGGGCGCGCAAACCTTCGCGCAGCATGCCTTCGCGGAGGATCGCGTCGACCTCGCGCGCGACGACGCCCGGCCGCATCGCGGCGATCTGCCGGTCCTGCAGCGCGATGATGCGTGCGGAAGTCTCCTCAAGACCATTCTTATCCGAGCCGATGAGGATCGGCCGCATCAGGCGCGCGCTGTAGTTGCGAACCTTCGGAACGAGCTCGACATGCAGAATGTCGCCATCGCCCAAAGCGTCGGAGTTCATGGCCGCATGGAGGAATTCGTGATCGCCATTGCCACGTACGATCGGCCCGGTGTCGCCATTGTCAGCGCCGCTCTTGAGAAAAGCCGCGGCCGCGATGGCGGCGGCGTCGCGCGCGGAGTCGCCCGCGCCGATCTTTGCGCGCACCACCTCCATGGCGATGTCGGCGATTCCGGACGCGCGTTGCAGGATTTCGATCTCCGCGCGTGATTT
This sequence is a window from Terrirubrum flagellatum. Protein-coding genes within it:
- a CDS encoding Xaa-Pro peptidase family protein, which produces MFKRAEFERRVALTRRAMDEAGVDLLIVDHSEMLAWLTGFTISEAMYRAAFLPREGAPWYALRDLDADICRRGCWFDDITGFADSDDPHTVMAQLMEQRGFKASRVGADFNSYGFTAATRERFAALLPQAAFVDLRGVSDSLRMAKSRAEIEILQRASGIADIAMEVVRAKIGAGDSARDAAAIAAAAFLKSGADNGDTGPIVRGNGDHEFLHAAMNSDALGDGDILHVELVPKVRNYSARLMRPILIGSDKNGLEETSARIIALQDRQIAAMRPGVVAREVDAILREGMLREGLRARFDNVSGYALGLYGRTSRASDFSFCFRPNSEWRLEENMVFHMYASARGLGFSETVLVTGEGGLRLTQTPRQLLRAQTG